One Halobacterium sp. DL1 DNA window includes the following coding sequences:
- a CDS encoding glycine cleavage system protein H — translation MSFDVPDDLYYLESHEWIDPQTGRVGISDFAQDELGDVVFVELPGEGDELDAEEALGVVESIKAVSDIYAPVGGEVTAVNDALEDQPELVNEDPFGDGWLVELDFDEADIDDLLSPDEYRDQIA, via the coding sequence ATGAGCTTCGACGTACCCGACGACCTGTACTACCTTGAATCGCACGAGTGGATAGACCCGCAGACCGGCCGCGTCGGCATCTCCGACTTCGCGCAGGACGAACTCGGCGACGTCGTGTTCGTCGAACTCCCGGGCGAAGGGGACGAACTCGACGCCGAGGAAGCCCTCGGGGTCGTCGAGTCCATCAAGGCCGTCTCGGACATCTACGCGCCGGTCGGCGGCGAGGTCACCGCGGTCAACGACGCCCTCGAGGACCAGCCCGAACTCGTCAACGAGGACCCGTTCGGTGACGGCTGGCTGGTCGAACTCGACTTCGACGAGGCCGACATCGACGACCTGCTGAGCCCCGACGAGTACCGCGACCAGATCGCCTGA
- a CDS encoding glycine cleavage system protein T produces the protein MGLRTPPLYGRHEDRGAKFTEFGGWEMPVEFDSITAEHTAVRESAGIFDVSHMGEIALSGPDAEALLQRLTTNDVSALDPGDAQYSTITNDEGVVLDDTVVYRMPEGDDADYLFVPNAGHDEQMYERWTAHRDEWGLDATVENATDDYGMLAVQGPDAPDLVAARAGDDVLDLSPFTAAYADVAGVECWVANTGYTGEDGFELVFPSDGAGAVWDAFASDCQPCGLGSRDTLRMEYGFLLSGQDFHPEENPRTPFEAGIGFTVDLDTEFVGRDALAAQQEAGVDEQFVGLVLEERGVPRHGYEITTPDGNAVGEVTSGTMSPTLGEPIGLGYVDVDYADDGTTVHVVVRGTGKEATITTPPFIDK, from the coding sequence ATGGGCCTTCGGACGCCGCCGCTGTACGGCCGCCACGAGGACCGCGGGGCGAAGTTCACCGAGTTCGGCGGGTGGGAGATGCCCGTCGAGTTCGACTCCATCACGGCAGAACACACCGCCGTCCGCGAGTCGGCCGGCATCTTCGACGTCTCCCACATGGGCGAGATAGCGCTGTCCGGTCCGGACGCCGAGGCGCTGCTGCAACGCCTCACGACGAACGACGTCTCCGCGCTCGACCCCGGCGACGCCCAGTACTCAACCATCACGAACGACGAGGGCGTCGTCCTCGACGACACCGTCGTCTACCGGATGCCCGAGGGCGACGACGCCGACTACCTGTTCGTGCCGAACGCCGGCCACGACGAGCAGATGTACGAGCGGTGGACGGCCCACCGCGACGAGTGGGGCCTCGACGCCACCGTCGAGAACGCCACGGACGACTACGGCATGCTCGCCGTCCAGGGGCCGGACGCACCGGACCTCGTGGCCGCGCGCGCCGGCGATGACGTCCTCGACCTCTCGCCGTTCACCGCCGCGTACGCCGACGTAGCGGGCGTCGAGTGCTGGGTCGCCAACACCGGCTACACGGGCGAGGACGGCTTCGAACTCGTCTTCCCGTCGGACGGCGCGGGCGCGGTCTGGGACGCGTTCGCCAGTGACTGTCAGCCCTGCGGGCTCGGCTCGCGGGACACGCTCCGCATGGAGTACGGGTTCCTGCTCTCCGGGCAGGACTTCCACCCCGAGGAGAACCCGCGGACTCCCTTCGAGGCGGGCATCGGCTTCACGGTCGACCTGGACACCGAGTTCGTCGGCCGGGACGCTCTCGCCGCCCAGCAGGAGGCGGGCGTGGACGAGCAGTTCGTCGGCCTCGTCCTCGAGGAACGCGGCGTCCCGCGGCACGGCTACGAGATAACGACGCCCGACGGCAACGCCGTCGGCGAAGTCACCAGCGGTACGATGAGTCCGACGCTCGGCGAACCCATCGGACTCGGCTACGTGGACGTCGACTACGCCGACGACGGCACGACCGTCCACGTGGTCGTTCGCGGCACCGGCAAGGAAGCGACCATCACCACCCCACCCTTCATCGACAAATGA
- a CDS encoding deoxyribonuclease: MTDLETPVLDNHMHLDAANRGLEAVGEFARSGGTHLLVVNKPSWHHGVEADDGEAFRPVFEETLRLVSAATDRLPGRAWPVLGVHPGLVSRLVDERGFDPEEARELMCAGIDVAAEYAADGQAVALKSGRPHYDVSDAVWEASNAVIRHACERAAETGVALQLHTEATEDLTDVAGWAEDAGLSPGRVVKHYASGRLEGVTKSVMCEKDYLETAVEVGEPFLMETDFVDDADRPGAVMGPKTVPRRVRWLQKQGHDDAVHLAHVETPEAVYGIDTRGTLDG, from the coding sequence ATGACCGACCTGGAGACGCCCGTCCTCGACAACCACATGCACCTCGACGCCGCCAACCGGGGCCTCGAGGCCGTCGGGGAGTTCGCGCGCAGCGGCGGGACCCACCTGCTCGTGGTGAACAAGCCGTCGTGGCACCACGGGGTCGAGGCAGACGACGGCGAGGCGTTCCGTCCGGTGTTCGAGGAGACGCTGCGGCTGGTCTCGGCGGCCACCGACCGTCTCCCCGGGCGCGCGTGGCCCGTGCTCGGCGTCCATCCGGGACTCGTCTCGCGGCTCGTCGACGAGCGCGGGTTTGACCCCGAGGAAGCGCGGGAACTGATGTGCGCGGGCATCGACGTCGCCGCGGAGTACGCCGCCGACGGACAGGCTGTGGCGCTGAAATCCGGGCGGCCGCACTACGACGTCAGCGACGCGGTGTGGGAGGCGTCGAACGCAGTTATCCGGCACGCCTGCGAGCGCGCCGCGGAGACGGGCGTCGCGCTTCAGTTGCACACGGAGGCCACTGAGGACCTGACCGACGTCGCCGGGTGGGCCGAGGACGCCGGTCTGTCGCCGGGGCGGGTCGTCAAGCACTACGCGAGCGGGCGACTCGAGGGCGTCACGAAGAGCGTGATGTGCGAGAAGGACTACCTGGAGACGGCCGTCGAGGTGGGCGAACCGTTCCTGATGGAGACCGACTTCGTCGACGACGCCGACCGCCCGGGCGCGGTGATGGGGCCGAAGACGGTGCCGCGGCGCGTGCGGTGGCTCCAGAAGCAGGGCCACGACGACGCGGTCCACCTCGCACACGTCGAGACACCGGAGGCGGTGTACGGCATCGACACGCGGGGGACGCTGGACGGCTGA
- a CDS encoding hydroxymethylglutaryl-CoA synthase, producing MTSVGIDAIEVRTGRLQLDLAETFAPQKGDDPEKYTKGLGLHRSSFPDAYEDIVTMGANAAHRLMERKGLEPEDIGRIDVATESAFDNSKPVSTYVAGCLEQVFDGDFHHANKGERKFACIAGTQSLDDAVNWILAGRNRGRGALVIATDTALYTRGDPGEATQGAGAVAMYITEDPDVVTLSIEQGYGSADETDFLKPNQQFPSVDGKRSIQVYLSRMREALTDFESVAGATHPDDYEYIPFHTPYPGMVRKAALLGFRHMIRNTEVEDELASEIGRQPRREDFDSREGFDDAIRDHMDDLKETTAYREWYADAIEPTLSISSEVGNWYTGSVHLARLSALKHAAENGVDLAGKKLLVASYGSGAQAEFHAETVQPGFTEEVAACNVDEQIDARYDLTFSEYEDVHDRHNHEKSSELEPFTQPDAEFVFDGWGPMNERKYTYVE from the coding sequence ATGACAAGCGTCGGCATCGACGCCATCGAAGTTCGAACGGGGCGACTGCAACTCGACCTCGCGGAGACGTTCGCCCCCCAGAAGGGTGACGACCCCGAGAAGTACACGAAGGGGCTGGGCCTGCACAGGTCGTCGTTCCCGGACGCCTACGAGGACATCGTCACGATGGGCGCGAACGCCGCCCACCGGCTGATGGAGCGCAAGGGCCTCGAACCGGAGGACATCGGCCGCATCGACGTGGCCACGGAGTCCGCCTTCGACAACTCCAAGCCCGTCTCGACGTACGTCGCGGGCTGCCTCGAACAGGTGTTCGACGGCGACTTCCACCACGCCAACAAGGGCGAGCGGAAGTTCGCGTGCATCGCGGGCACCCAGAGCCTCGACGACGCCGTCAACTGGATTCTCGCGGGCCGCAACCGCGGCCGCGGCGCGCTCGTCATCGCCACCGACACCGCGCTGTACACCCGCGGCGACCCCGGCGAGGCGACGCAGGGCGCGGGCGCCGTCGCGATGTACATCACGGAGGACCCGGACGTCGTCACGCTCTCGATAGAGCAGGGGTACGGCTCCGCGGACGAGACGGACTTCCTGAAGCCGAACCAGCAGTTCCCGTCCGTCGACGGCAAGCGCTCCATCCAGGTGTACCTCTCGCGGATGCGCGAGGCGCTCACCGACTTCGAGAGCGTCGCGGGGGCGACCCACCCCGACGACTACGAGTACATCCCGTTCCACACGCCGTACCCGGGGATGGTGCGGAAGGCCGCGCTCCTCGGCTTCCGGCACATGATCCGGAACACGGAGGTCGAGGACGAACTCGCGAGCGAGATCGGGCGCCAGCCCCGCCGCGAGGACTTCGACTCCCGGGAGGGCTTCGACGACGCCATCCGCGACCACATGGACGACCTGAAGGAGACCACGGCCTACCGCGAGTGGTACGCCGACGCCATCGAGCCGACGCTCTCCATCTCCAGCGAGGTCGGCAACTGGTACACGGGCTCCGTCCACCTCGCCCGCCTGAGCGCGCTCAAGCACGCCGCGGAGAACGGCGTCGACCTCGCCGGGAAGAAACTGCTCGTCGCCTCCTACGGCTCCGGCGCGCAGGCCGAGTTCCACGCCGAGACCGTCCAGCCCGGCTTCACCGAGGAGGTCGCGGCGTGCAACGTCGACGAACAGATCGACGCCCGCTACGACCTCACCTTCTCGGAGTACGAGGACGTCCACGACCGGCACAACCACGAGAAGAGCTCCGAACTCGAGCCGTTCACGCAGCCCGACGCCGAGTTCGTCTTCGACGGCTGGGGCCCGATGAACGAGCGCAAGTACACCTACGTCGAGTAG
- a CDS encoding alcohol dehydrogenase, with protein MDERSDSPLDGFDGRTYGADGFRFEYEPGTIRFGRGCVDSLGEELREIGASRALVVTGRTVGSTPAVMDPVRDGLGDALADEFAETTPEKRVATAHAAAEALEEADADAFVAVGSGSSLDVTKVARFLVARDLTHEAAARELAENGTITPPEGDLPPAVAVPTTLAGADLSQGAGISVGPDTDPVESHAGGGVSDPRLMPTVLHYDPDLFDTTPQRVLVGSAMNGLDKAVESLYGKNATPVSDATAVHGLRLCREGLPALGTDDPDPRDVERAVLGIVLAQYGVSRPDGSTLSVLHAFGHGLTHGFDAHQGRAHAAVAPHALRYLFEHVDGRRGLLAEALAPGVPQDDREAAADAAIAGLTEIRDGLGLPQRIRDLDDHPERDELGDVAAYVADDVFMRNAPPGLDATVEELREVLEAAW; from the coding sequence ATGGACGAGCGCTCCGACAGCCCCCTCGACGGCTTCGACGGCCGGACGTACGGCGCGGACGGCTTCCGGTTCGAGTACGAGCCGGGAACAATCAGATTCGGTCGCGGCTGCGTCGACTCACTCGGCGAGGAACTCCGCGAAATCGGTGCGTCGCGCGCCCTCGTCGTCACCGGCCGGACGGTCGGCTCGACGCCCGCAGTCATGGACCCGGTCCGGGACGGCCTCGGCGACGCGCTCGCCGACGAGTTCGCGGAGACGACGCCCGAGAAGCGCGTCGCGACCGCCCATGCCGCCGCTGAGGCGCTGGAGGAAGCCGACGCTGACGCGTTCGTCGCGGTCGGCTCCGGCAGCAGCCTCGACGTGACGAAGGTGGCGCGCTTCCTCGTGGCCCGCGACCTGACCCACGAGGCGGCCGCCAGGGAACTCGCCGAGAACGGCACCATCACCCCGCCCGAGGGCGACCTCCCCCCAGCCGTCGCCGTGCCCACCACGCTCGCGGGCGCCGACCTCTCGCAGGGAGCCGGCATCTCCGTCGGTCCCGACACCGACCCTGTCGAGTCGCACGCGGGCGGCGGCGTCTCCGACCCCCGGCTGATGCCCACTGTCCTCCACTACGACCCCGACCTCTTCGACACCACGCCGCAGCGCGTGCTCGTGGGGTCCGCGATGAACGGCCTCGACAAAGCCGTCGAGTCACTGTACGGCAAGAACGCCACACCCGTCTCGGACGCCACCGCTGTCCACGGCCTCCGTCTCTGCCGGGAGGGGCTGCCCGCGCTCGGCACCGACGACCCCGACCCGCGGGACGTCGAGCGCGCGGTACTCGGCATCGTGCTCGCGCAGTACGGCGTCTCGCGGCCGGACGGCTCCACGCTCTCGGTTCTCCACGCGTTCGGCCACGGCCTCACCCACGGGTTCGACGCCCACCAGGGCCGCGCGCACGCCGCCGTCGCGCCGCACGCGCTGCGCTACCTCTTCGAGCACGTCGACGGCCGCCGCGGCCTGCTCGCGGAGGCGCTCGCCCCCGGGGTCCCCCAGGACGACCGGGAGGCCGCCGCCGACGCGGCCATCGCCGGACTCACCGAGATCCGGGACGGCCTCGGCCTCCCCCAGCGCATCCGTGACCTCGACGACCACCCGGAGCGCGACGAACTCGGCGACGTCGCGGCGTACGTCGCCGACGACGTCTTCATGCGGAACGCGCCCCCGGGACTCGACGCGACGGTCGAGGAGCTACGGGAGGTTCTCGAGGCTGCGTGGTAG
- a CDS encoding transcriptional regulator: MDADPRAGLAERIAGEITLSDDPGATLRKWRTDFDVSQTALADELGVSSSVVSDYESGRRESPGIALVSRLVNALLDIDERRSGEHIRQYARVLSAGFDSDVVLDLREYPASVALDTLYDTVEATEIVSGDRDHITGHTVIDSINAITRLSGDGFYRLYGQSTSRVLGFTNVSRGESPLVALRVANPTPSAVLLHGLSPDDLWEHAPELAQRDGFSLAVTEMDLEEMLAALREHA; this comes from the coding sequence ATGGACGCCGACCCGCGTGCCGGCCTCGCGGAGCGCATCGCCGGCGAGATTACGCTCAGCGACGACCCGGGCGCCACCCTCCGGAAGTGGCGGACGGACTTCGACGTCTCCCAGACGGCGCTCGCCGACGAGCTCGGCGTTTCGTCGTCTGTCGTCTCCGACTACGAGAGCGGCCGCCGGGAGAGCCCCGGCATCGCGCTCGTCAGCCGCCTCGTGAACGCGCTGCTCGACATCGACGAGCGCCGTAGCGGCGAACACATCCGGCAGTACGCCCGCGTGCTCTCGGCGGGCTTCGACAGCGACGTCGTCCTCGACCTCCGCGAGTACCCCGCGTCCGTGGCACTCGACACCCTCTACGACACCGTCGAGGCCACCGAGATCGTCTCCGGCGACCGGGACCACATCACCGGCCACACCGTCATCGACTCCATCAACGCCATCACGCGCCTCAGCGGCGACGGCTTCTACCGCCTCTACGGCCAGTCGACGAGCCGCGTCCTCGGCTTCACGAACGTCTCCCGCGGGGAGAGCCCGCTGGTCGCGCTCCGCGTCGCCAACCCCACGCCGAGCGCCGTGCTCCTCCACGGCCTCTCGCCCGACGACCTCTGGGAGCACGCCCCGGAGCTCGCCCAGCGCGACGGCTTCTCGCTGGCCGTCACGGAGATGGACCTAGAGGAGATGCTCGCCGCGCTCCGCGAGCACGCCTGA
- a CDS encoding metal-dependent hydrolase, which produces MPSTVVHVAFGAVVATALLREFDAKALAAVCAFAALPDLDTFLGLWIHGGHRALLHTALLPVALGALVLWDSHREASWLRGRFGARGPHVAGVGVVALALGGIGPDLLTNGVNVLYPVHDQFYALSGKLELSSTKGLVQTFVDLGENGDTARGSTETVHYRTGVDVERGADPADAERVFPIVSSGLQLLVVVVAATSVFGRFREANR; this is translated from the coding sequence ATGCCATCGACAGTCGTCCACGTGGCGTTCGGGGCCGTCGTGGCGACAGCGTTGCTCCGCGAGTTCGACGCGAAGGCGCTCGCCGCGGTCTGCGCGTTCGCCGCGCTCCCGGACCTCGACACATTCCTCGGCCTGTGGATCCACGGCGGACACCGCGCGCTCCTCCACACCGCCCTCCTCCCGGTGGCGCTGGGTGCACTGGTCCTCTGGGACAGCCACCGCGAGGCGTCGTGGCTCCGCGGACGGTTCGGCGCACGCGGGCCCCACGTGGCGGGCGTTGGTGTCGTTGCGCTCGCGCTCGGCGGCATCGGCCCCGACCTGCTCACCAACGGCGTGAACGTCCTCTACCCGGTCCACGACCAGTTCTACGCGCTCTCCGGGAAGCTCGAACTCTCCAGCACGAAGGGGCTCGTCCAGACGTTCGTCGACCTGGGAGAGAACGGCGACACCGCCCGCGGCAGCACGGAGACGGTCCACTATCGGACTGGCGTGGACGTCGAGCGCGGCGCGGACCCGGCGGACGCCGAGCGCGTCTTCCCCATCGTCTCCTCGGGCCTCCAGTTGCTCGTCGTGGTGGTCGCGGCGACGAGCGTCTTCGGCCGGTTCCGCGAGGCGAACCGCTAA
- a CDS encoding GNAT family acetyltransferase, with protein sequence MVRPYADGDRESLWELKRGFETGLGEGTGGEEKAATYEAKLDEDYRERWLDWVGRCVDEQERCVQVAPSPEGDGLAGYVFVLPESMAFVWDAAVLNEIYVRSEYRGTGVADDLMDAALAFAREQTLPLDRLVLDVDRENERARRFYDRHGFAHWGELVAREL encoded by the coding sequence ATGGTCAGGCCGTACGCGGACGGGGACAGGGAGTCGCTCTGGGAACTGAAACGCGGCTTCGAGACGGGACTCGGCGAGGGAACGGGAGGCGAGGAGAAGGCCGCGACGTACGAAGCGAAACTCGACGAGGACTACCGCGAGCGGTGGCTCGACTGGGTCGGGCGCTGCGTCGACGAGCAGGAGCGCTGCGTGCAGGTCGCTCCCTCGCCCGAGGGCGACGGTCTCGCCGGCTACGTCTTCGTCCTGCCGGAGTCGATGGCGTTCGTCTGGGACGCCGCCGTGCTGAACGAGATATACGTCCGGTCCGAGTACCGTGGGACGGGCGTCGCGGACGACCTGATGGACGCCGCCCTGGCGTTCGCCCGCGAGCAGACCCTCCCACTCGACCGCCTGGTGCTCGACGTCGACCGGGAGAACGAGCGGGCGCGGCGGTTCTACGACCGCCACGGGTTCGCCCACTGGGGGGAGCTGGTGGCCCGAGAGCTCTGA
- a CDS encoding potassium transporter TrkH: protein MARTLSTYVDFRTSVAFVGSVLKYIGVTPLFPLVLAFYYGEDPLPFVATSVVMVGGGVLLEQLSDDTDLGNREAFLLVSLAWLVVPLAGTVPYLVAGVGSVANPVNAMFESMSGFTTTGATVLGEISVDRHGHAMLLWRQLTQWLGGMGILVLMVAILPELSVGGAQVMNEEAPGLSLEKLTPRIQKTARGLWGIYAGFTVLAALAYYGLHLVGAAPNMDLYNAVAHALTTLPTGGFSPEARSVEAFTPAVQWMVMPFMLVAGTNFALFWYVFRGEPSRLTENTEFRSYLLAIAGFGAVISAVLFAGVGLAETPVNVDVIPGNVEDSLRQGLFQVIAVVTTTGYASMDVNTWDASAQTILLFAYFLGGSAGSAAGSIKIVRWVLVKKAVVRSLFTTVHPDAVKPIRVGDDAVDEGTIRDVFVFVLLFVGLFALSTVLLYLDSFRTAGVSMSGLDAMSVAMATLGNVGPGFGVVGPMNSFLPFTDAAKLYMVFLMWIGRLEVLSVLVIFTPAFWKR, encoded by the coding sequence ATGGCTCGCACGCTGAGCACGTACGTCGACTTCAGGACGAGCGTGGCCTTCGTCGGGAGCGTCCTGAAGTACATCGGTGTGACGCCGCTGTTCCCGCTCGTTCTGGCGTTCTACTACGGTGAGGACCCGCTCCCATTCGTCGCGACGAGCGTCGTCATGGTCGGTGGCGGCGTCCTCCTGGAGCAGTTGAGCGACGACACCGACCTGGGCAACCGCGAGGCGTTCCTCCTGGTGAGTCTCGCCTGGCTGGTCGTCCCCCTGGCCGGGACGGTGCCGTACCTCGTCGCGGGCGTGGGCAGCGTCGCCAACCCCGTCAACGCCATGTTCGAATCGATGAGCGGGTTCACGACGACCGGCGCGACCGTGCTCGGGGAGATATCGGTCGACCGCCACGGCCACGCGATGTTGCTGTGGCGACAGCTCACCCAGTGGCTCGGCGGCATGGGCATCCTCGTGCTGATGGTCGCCATCCTCCCCGAACTCTCGGTCGGCGGCGCCCAGGTGATGAACGAGGAGGCGCCGGGGCTCTCACTGGAGAAGCTGACGCCCCGCATCCAGAAGACGGCGCGGGGGCTGTGGGGTATCTACGCCGGGTTCACCGTGCTCGCCGCGCTCGCCTACTACGGTCTCCACCTCGTCGGCGCGGCGCCGAACATGGACCTCTACAACGCGGTTGCCCACGCGCTCACGACGCTCCCCACCGGCGGATTCAGCCCCGAGGCCCGGAGCGTCGAGGCGTTCACGCCAGCCGTCCAGTGGATGGTGATGCCGTTCATGCTCGTCGCCGGGACGAACTTCGCGCTGTTCTGGTACGTCTTCCGGGGGGAGCCCAGCCGGCTCACCGAGAACACCGAGTTCCGGTCGTACCTGCTCGCTATCGCCGGCTTCGGGGCCGTCATCTCGGCGGTGCTGTTCGCCGGCGTCGGCCTCGCGGAGACGCCGGTGAACGTCGACGTCATCCCCGGCAACGTGGAGGACTCGCTCAGGCAGGGTCTGTTCCAGGTCATCGCCGTCGTGACGACCACCGGCTACGCGAGCATGGACGTCAACACCTGGGACGCCTCCGCGCAGACGATACTGCTGTTCGCGTACTTCCTGGGCGGCTCCGCGGGCTCTGCCGCCGGTTCCATCAAGATCGTGCGCTGGGTACTGGTGAAGAAGGCCGTCGTCCGTTCGCTGTTCACGACCGTTCATCCGGACGCGGTGAAGCCGATCCGCGTCGGGGACGACGCCGTCGACGAGGGAACCATCAGGGACGTCTTCGTGTTCGTACTGCTCTTCGTCGGGCTGTTCGCGCTCTCGACGGTGCTGCTCTACCTCGACAGCTTCCGGACGGCCGGCGTGTCGATGTCGGGCCTGGATGCGATGAGCGTCGCCATGGCCACGCTGGGGAACGTCGGTCCCGGCTTCGGCGTCGTCGGCCCGATGAACAGCTTCCTGCCGTTCACGGACGCCGCGAAGCTGTACATGGTGTTCCTGATGTGGATCGGGCGCCTCGAGGTGCTGTCGGTGCTCGTCATCTTCACGCCGGCGTTCTGGAAGCGCTGA
- a CDS encoding transporter, translated as MESVETTPLERAGIRAGAATGAVAYVAGYVVTYLWQSGSVEESLQAYNAFVEFLGGDPIPVWQAVGWLYYNAHNVAFTTPALGSGRAARNLVADGNAPTLLYLVPVVLLLLAGFVVARNADAVEARSGARAGVTVTVGYLVLAVAGLVAFRYSVGDSSVHVEYALGVLLAGIVYPVVFGALGGVLGAATR; from the coding sequence ATGGAATCTGTCGAGACGACACCGTTGGAGCGAGCGGGTATCAGAGCCGGCGCTGCGACCGGCGCTGTCGCCTACGTGGCCGGCTACGTCGTCACGTACCTCTGGCAGTCGGGGTCCGTCGAGGAGAGCCTCCAGGCGTACAACGCCTTCGTGGAGTTCCTGGGCGGCGACCCCATTCCGGTCTGGCAGGCCGTCGGCTGGCTATACTACAACGCGCACAACGTGGCGTTCACGACGCCCGCGCTCGGCAGCGGCCGGGCCGCCCGGAACCTCGTCGCGGACGGGAACGCCCCGACGCTGCTGTACCTCGTGCCGGTCGTCCTGCTACTGCTGGCCGGCTTCGTGGTCGCGCGCAACGCCGACGCCGTCGAGGCCCGGTCCGGCGCCCGCGCGGGCGTCACCGTCACCGTGGGATACCTCGTGCTCGCCGTGGCCGGCCTGGTCGCCTTCCGATACTCGGTCGGCGACAGCAGCGTCCACGTGGAGTACGCGCTCGGCGTGCTGCTCGCCGGCATCGTCTACCCGGTGGTGTTCGGTGCGCTCGGCGGCGTGCTCGGTGCCGCAACGCGGTAG
- a CDS encoding ribonuclease BN encodes MSRLSTVGRFGKRVFSEFSEKNVTFMAAGLAYNAFISLAPMLVLLFLVLSVIGGGLEARIVTAAGNWLPGPIADVVQQLLGGESSVGGASFIGLVVLLWGTLKIFRGLDTAFSEIYETTRHNSFTDKMRDGVVVLLSLVVAVVVTVGASGVFAVFSDTVPYLGLLTPLVLVAGLVVAFFPIFYVFPDADVGWRDVLPGVLFAAVGWAAFQALFQVYLTFSDPGSGSFFGGVVIVITYLYFSAFVLLLGAVVNAVVGGHSSGTPGGVGQGAAGYDTTRDEEMGRDELAAYLDDLREDLTGHYQGMQPRADGAERRQRPDGDVEVLEQNETDDGERTWRVTLNWTAGEDAGDE; translated from the coding sequence ATGTCCAGGCTCTCCACTGTGGGCCGCTTCGGCAAGCGCGTGTTCTCGGAGTTCTCCGAGAAGAACGTCACGTTCATGGCGGCGGGACTGGCGTACAACGCGTTCATCTCGCTGGCGCCGATGCTGGTGTTGCTGTTCCTGGTGCTGTCGGTCATCGGCGGGGGACTCGAAGCCCGCATCGTCACCGCTGCGGGGAACTGGCTGCCGGGGCCGATAGCGGACGTCGTCCAGCAGTTGCTCGGCGGGGAGTCGTCCGTCGGCGGCGCCTCGTTCATCGGGCTCGTCGTCCTGCTGTGGGGGACGTTGAAGATCTTCCGCGGGCTCGATACCGCCTTCTCTGAGATCTACGAGACCACCAGGCACAACAGCTTCACGGACAAGATGCGCGACGGCGTCGTGGTCCTCCTCTCGCTGGTCGTCGCCGTCGTGGTGACCGTCGGCGCCAGCGGCGTCTTCGCGGTGTTCTCCGACACGGTCCCCTACCTCGGGCTACTGACGCCGCTCGTGCTGGTCGCGGGGCTGGTGGTCGCGTTCTTCCCCATCTTCTACGTGTTCCCCGACGCCGACGTCGGCTGGCGGGACGTGCTCCCGGGCGTCCTCTTCGCGGCGGTCGGCTGGGCGGCGTTCCAGGCGTTGTTCCAGGTGTACCTCACGTTCAGCGACCCCGGATCGGGGAGCTTCTTCGGCGGCGTCGTCATCGTCATCACCTACCTCTACTTCTCGGCGTTCGTGTTGCTCCTCGGCGCGGTGGTCAACGCCGTTGTCGGCGGTCACTCCTCGGGCACGCCGGGTGGCGTCGGACAGGGCGCGGCGGGCTACGACACCACGCGAGACGAGGAAATGGGGCGCGATGAACTGGCCGCCTACCTCGACGACCTGCGCGAGGACCTCACCGGTCACTACCAGGGGATGCAGCCCCGGGCGGACGGCGCCGAGCGGCGCCAGCGACCCGACGGCGACGTCGAGGTTCTCGAACAGAACGAGACGGACGACGGCGAGCGGACGTGGCGGGTCACGCTCAACTGGACGGCCGGAGAGGACGCGGGCGACGAGTAA